A window of Longimicrobium sp. contains these coding sequences:
- the pth gene encoding aminoacyl-tRNA hydrolase, whose protein sequence is MAGLKVVVGLGNPGREYALTRHNVGWWLLDALAEAWGFGRFRADKNAAVASGRVEPHAVRLIKPLTYMNRSGSALLPIARMKAVDVARDLLVVVDDVALDPGVIRFRPGGSAGGHNGLKSVEQALGTRDYPRLRIGVGQKPPGADLADYVLSPPSKADRQAILDRFPTLVDCVRLWLDEGTEVAMNRCNG, encoded by the coding sequence GTGGCCGGGCTCAAGGTGGTGGTCGGCCTGGGGAACCCGGGCCGGGAGTACGCCCTCACGCGGCACAACGTGGGGTGGTGGCTCCTGGACGCGCTGGCCGAGGCGTGGGGCTTCGGCCGGTTCCGGGCCGACAAGAACGCGGCCGTGGCCTCGGGCCGGGTGGAGCCCCACGCCGTGCGCCTGATCAAGCCGCTCACCTACATGAACAGGAGCGGCTCGGCGCTCCTGCCCATCGCCCGCATGAAGGCGGTGGACGTCGCCAGGGACCTGCTGGTGGTGGTGGACGACGTGGCGCTGGACCCGGGGGTGATCCGCTTCCGCCCCGGCGGGAGCGCGGGCGGCCACAACGGGCTGAAGTCGGTGGAGCAGGCGCTGGGCACGCGCGACTACCCGCGGCTGCGCATCGGCGTGGGACAGAAGCCCCCCGGCGCCGACCTGGCCGACTACGTCCTCTCCCCCCCCTCGAAGGCCGACCGCCAGGCGATCCTCGACCGCTTCCCCACGCTGGTGGACTGCGTGCGCCTCTGGCTGGACGAG